GGGTCGCGGAGGAGTTATGGGATGTAGATTTAGGAGATGCACGGCGGAATCGGCGGTTAGTGAAGATCGTGGAAGACTTAGTGGCGCAGCCAAACGAAAGTGTGCCGCAAGCGAGCCGAGATGAAGCAGCAGTGCAGGGCGTGTATGAGTTTTGGGACAATGCGCGAGTGAGCGATCGCGAAATATTGAGCCCGCATCAGCGGCGGACAGTGGAACGGGCAGCAGGCTATGAAACAGTCTTAGCGATTCAAGATACGAGTGAAGTGGATTAAGTGGATTATAGCGATCGCAAAGCGACACGGGGATTGGGACCGATTAGTAATGCCAAAGCGCGCGGGTTGAAAGTGCATACGGTTTTGGCAGCGAGTGGAGATGGAGTGCCTTTAGGGTTGCTGGGGCAAGAAGTGTGGGCGCGATCGCAGAAGGGAGTCGCGAAGGATGCCCGGAGTCGAGCGATTGCCGACAAAGAGAGTAAGAGATGGATCGAAGGTTTGGAGCTGAGTCAGACGTTAGTCCCGGCAGAGAAACAGTTAATTACGATCGCGGATCGAGAAGCCGATATTTACGAACTCTTCGCACATCCGCGCCGTCAGGGGAGTGAGTTTCTGATTCGCGCGGCACAAAATCGGAACACGAAATCTACCTCTGTCAGTGGAGAAGTGAAGCCGTTATTCAGTGCGATTCGGCTGAGCACTGTGGCAGGAGAAATCACGTTGAAGCTGCAACGGACGCCGCGACGGCGAGAGCGGTTAGCCGTGTTGAACGTGCGCTATGGGCAGTTTTGGTTGCAGCCGCCCGCCCATTTGGCATCCTTGGGAGCGATTGAGGTGAATGTGGTGTTGGCGGAGGAAGAGAAACCGCCGACCGGAGAGAAAGCGGTGGTGTGGCTGCTGCTGACGACGGTCAAAGTGGAGACGTTTGAGGAGGCATGCCAATGCTTGAAATGGTATTCCAAGCGCTGGTTAATCGAGCGTTATTTCTATGTTTTAAAGAGTGGATGCCGAGTGGAAGAATTGCAGCTGGAGAGTGCGGGGCGGTTAAGGTTCGCGATCGCGTGTTACTCAATGGTAGCGTGGCGACTGCTGTGGTTGACGTATGAAGCGCGGCAGCATCCAGAGCAAAGTGTTGCTGGGATCTTAGAGACAGCGGAATGGCAAGTGTTGTACTGCCGATCGCATCAAACAAAAGAGGTGCCGCAAGTGGCTCCAAGCTTGGGTGAGAGCGTGTTGTGGATTGCGAAGTTGGGCGGATTTTTAGGGCGTAAAGGGGATGGTGAGCCCGGGGTAGAGACCTTATGGCGAGGGTTAGGAAAGCTGCATGAAATGGCAGCGACCTGGGAGCTAATGCAGAGCTAGGATGGAGGGAAATAAGGATAAAGTAAAGAAAGATGTGACAAAGGACAAAGAAGAGTGAAACAAGGATGAATTGAGGCAATTTTACAAAAATACAAAGAGTAGAAAAGGATAGAGTCCAAATAATACGCACGCTAAGTATTAGATAGTTGGTCTAATCGATCTCTTATTGCAGGCATTTAACTTATTTTTTGATAACGCATTTAGATAAGTAAGTTAAGTACTAACTTGCCAAAACTATTCTATTAATAAGTAAGAATAAGAATGATTCAAAAAAGGTAGTATCAGGCGCTCGAGGAATTGGGTGGAGGAGATATCCCAGGGAAGCCAAAAGGAGATGAAGCGGAGCAATGCAAAATTCAAAAAGGTAATTGAGCGATCGCCCTTTGTTCCCTCTGCTTGCGCGGCGATCGCCTTTTTGCCCCCTTTCCCCTTTTTGCCCTTTCACCCGATCACGAGTCCAGAAAAACGAGCTGAGCAATTTTGGAGATATCAGGATGTCTGCGGTTATGCCTGGAGCCGAGGTGGTGTTGGTCATGATGCTGTTCCAACGCTTGCTGCATTTCCTCAAAGACGGTACTGACATTGTTTTGATTGGCGGACAGCCCGTTGGCTCGTAGTAGGGTTTGGAGGACAGGAAAAGAGATGTACCATTTTTCATTTAAGGTCCGATCGCCTTGGTTGTTGAAGTCCATAATGGCGTGAACGGCGCGGCGAATGTTGTCCAGAGCTTGGTCTTCCGGGAGGCGTTTGCGGGCAGGCTTAGAAGGAACCGCCTGAGACGGAGTTGCCGATTTTGTCGCAGGAGCGGACTGACTGTGGCTAGCTGCTTGACTAGTAGGGGCAAAAGGTTTTTGCGGTACTGGAAGGGAGCCAGCGATCGCGCCGAATTCTTGATTAGATTGGCGATTAGATTGTCCATCCCGATCGCCGATGAGCAGATTGCGAAACGCTTCTAGCTTGTTGGTTGCCAAGTCTCGTTCTTGTTGGAGTCGCTGATTTTCCTGTTGCAGCCGCTCCCACTCTGGGGATGAATTGCCTTGGTTCACGAGCGCGATCGCGGCATCACGCTCTTGTCGGAGAGTGTGGACTTCCTGTTCCAAAGCCTCCAGCCTGCCGGTGAGCCAAGCCAAGGTGCGGGCCTGGTCGGCGAGGGCGATCGCGAGAGTGGGATCGCTAGGCGCTGTGGGTGGTGTTGTAGTAAGAATCGCTTCGTGACTCGGCCCCTCCGCAGGCGATCGCACCCCCTCAGGTTCTGCCAACAGAGACAGTAACTCTGCAAGTGCTGATTCATAGCTGAGTCCCACCGTTCCACCCTTGCCGCGAATCTCAAGGCCAAAGTTGGCGGCCACCGAACGCAGCAAATCAGCATCCACCGAAACAGACTTGCGCCGTGGGCGCAGTTTGTTGGGAGCAAGCTCAGTGGGAGCCTCTGCCACTGTGGCTGCTTCATGTGGGGTATCAGGCATTGCAGCGACCTCCTCTGGATGGACAGAATGAGCTTGAGATTGAAAGCATGCAAGGACTTCAACATTGTGCTGAGCGAGCTTCACCCCTCGATTGGGGTTCACAGTTTCAAAAGGCCTGGGGTTTGGAGCAGCGATCGCACTCAAGAAATCTGCTTCTGGAACTGCTGGCGGGCAAAACCAGTGAAGAGCCAGGCAACTGTAGAGGGCTCTTAACGCCTCAACACCGTGAAGCGGTACCAAGTCATGAAAAGAGCGATCGCCCACCGCTTGAACCGCTCCGTCAATTTCTGGCAGGGGTAGAGGTGCAAGTTGACGAAACTGATTCCAGGCCGAGATCACCTGATTAGCAGTGGTGAGAGTGGGAACTTCGACACCCTCGACGAGAATGGAGAACCCAGTTTTTGGCGAGGGGATTGCCGACAGCAGGGTATCGATGGTTCGCCCCGTCACCAGCAGTAATCCCGTTGCCACCTCCGCCCACTCTTTGGAGAACAAGAGGCGATCGACCGCCCGATAGAGGAGAGCATTAATCGTGCCTTGCTCCAGCCTCAGGTGAGCCTCTGGAGACTCACCTGTCACGATTGAACCTGAGTCCTCATCCTCCACCATTGCTGCTTCCTTCTGAAACACCTCTAAGATTTCTACTCCTGGCAGCCCTAGTTTCACGCCTGATTCACCAGGAGAGCGATCGCGAATCAGGTAGTCATCGTAATTCTGCCGAGCCGAGTAGTTGGGCAGTTTCTGCCCATCCGTCGTCAACTTGAAGTGCCCCTGAATTTCCGCCTTAAAGCGATGGTCTGGCACCCACTGGGGTTTGTAGTAGTAGGTGGCAATCTCGGCATACACCGCCCGAAACAAATGAGTGTAGAGCCGTTCCCCATCATCGTTCTCCGCCTCCCGTCCTGGCACCAAATCCGCGAAGTGTTTTCGGCAAGCATGAGGCACCCCAGAATACTTGGCATTAATGCGCCGTTTGAGATGGTTGTTAGGAAGGTTGAGTGCCCTGAGTTCCTCAATGCTCCAAACCTGTTTAAGATGAGCGATCGCCCTTAGCACCAAGTCTGCTGGAGCCAACGTCGGGATTTCAAACTCTAGCCCCACCTCCCCCCGGCGCTTCACCGCTTCCGAGAACAGCAAACTGTAGGCCGTCTTCGGTTTGAACTGAGACAGGAGAATCTCACTAATGCGGCGTCCGACTAAGACCGATAATCCCGCTGCGACTTCATCTGGCTCATCACTCTCTAGCAGCGCGATCGCCCGCTCGACTAACAGATTGGCCTGCTGACTGGTAAAGAACTTGTTTTCCCGAGCATTGAGGCGACTGGCCTGCTCATTGTTCATGACGGTATAGACGTTAGAAGGGAGCAGGACATGGGCGATCGCAGGATGCTCCGGATGAAGCACCCGCAAAGCATTGACAATATCAGTGCGCCGATTTTTCTGCTGGCTTGGCGTCGTTAGCTTTTGCGCTGCAAACATCTGGTCAATTTGCTGAGCCCAGGCAGCTACCTTCTCCTGCGTATCAGGCGTATGGATAGAGAGATCCCACACTTGAGGCAATAGGGTTTTCAGCGCCTTTTCCAACCATTTTGTTTTAGCTTGAGCTGTGGCTTTATGGAGCAGATCTCTATCCATGACCGCTTGGAAAACTTTAGCTTATTATATTATTGATTCAGTAACATAACGATAAGCTTTTCGTTCAAAGCTAATCATGGATAACTTAAACTCAATGCGGCATTCCACTGCTAACCGGATGAGAAAGCTGGCATGAGGCTGGCTGAGCATCTCATTGGATTCTTTGGCTTTTGCCCCATCAATCCAACTCATCGTGATATGCGGATGAGGATTGGTGCAGAAAAGCCTAATCCACCAAGGCAGTTTGACCGCGATCGCTCCGTAAGACTGTCACCCTTTTGCTCTGGCAAACAGGTGTGCAGCTCGGTTTGTAAAACTTCAAGTCTGCTGAATTCGAGGGAAGCTTCTCCCACGTCTACTAGCTGCCTGCTATCAATTCAGATAAACTGCCCCAATCTCCAATGCCTCTTCAGGGGTACCGTAAAATGTACCGTTATTAAACATACAGGCTTCGTATCGTTCGTGGCTGTAAGTATAGAAGGCCAGACTCCACGATTCCTCGTTGCCAAAGTAGCGCAAGCGACATAGATGGGTGGGGTAGTGATACTGGCGCTCGAAATACTGTTCGCGAGTCTCTCCAGTAATTTTGAGTAATTCTCCACTGGGTTCGGGTGGCTCCAGGTAGGCATCGATATAACACAATGAGCCCCGAAACCGGACATCTATTCGGTTAAATTTCCCCGCGTAATGAGCATTTGCATACGCTTTAATCCTCTGCTCTACCCGCTGCCGCACGGCTTCTGGGATCTTCACACCGCCCGAGTGCGGATCTCTAACCCACCTACGACTCATCAGCACACCTTCAAGCCTTTTGCTGGCTATAGGGCCATCGTACAGCATGAGAGCGACTCCGCTCTAACACCCTCAGCCAGTATGCCTCCGGAATTTTATGGTTTGCCCTTTGCATTGATTTAACCGAGCGCTCGTAGTCCAAGAGATATTTGTACCTTTCGACCTGCCCTGCTTTACCCCTCCTGAGCGACCGCGACAAAGTGAACCCCCTTTAACCAAAACCCCCAGCAACGCTCAGCTCCATAGCGGAGAGTAAGGTGGTGAGGTTCTCCATTGGGGTAGAGCGGAGTTAGGGGAGTATGAGATTGAAGTCTGGCCCAAAGAATCCCTTTCATGCCGTTTAAGGAGCGATCGCAGCTTAACAGGCGATCGCTTTCACCTCCCTCCAAAGCCTTGAGCTTTGGGACGAGATTTCTGGTTGTGTTTGATGCGATCTCTGAGAGTGGCAGGCTTGCCTCCTAACTCTTGGCGAAGTTTTTGCTGGAGGGCTCTAAACTCGTCTAGAGGCGGTGGCAAATCATCCAGGATAGTCAAGCGCACCCGACTTCCTGGAGCGACCTCCCCGACCAAAACGCGAGCCGTGGCATCCACAACCTTCCCCATCGACTGCCCTTCCATCACTTCTGCTGGAGTAATGAGCCGGACGTAATAATCGGTTTCTGGATGCTGAAGAAAGAAGTTGCGGTCTTGCTGCATGACCTGCTCCAGTTGCTCAGCCCACTGTGGGGGAAGTTGAGCATGGGCATCATCTTGAGTGGCACCCGTATGGGGGTCAAATAGGAGGGTATGAGTCATAGCAGCCTCGCGATCGCACTGCCTCCATTGTGCCCTAGCCTGAAGGAGCGGCGATCGCTCTGAGATGCTCCGTAATCGATTCGCTTTGGGTTTATTGAGGGGCCTTAGACCTCCTCTGGCCTACAGTCGCTAAAGGTAATCGCTTCCGTATCCAGGAAGCCAGCGATCGCCATTTCTAGAACCATTTCTAGGGGATATTGAGTTTCTTGAGCATGGGCCAGCAGAGCCCGTTGGATGCGCTGTGGTAAAGCCGCCAGAATCATTGTCGCGGCAACTGGGCTCAGATGTTCATCGCTGGGGTCTGGATATAGATCTGTGCTGAGAGTTTGCATTAGTCTGTTTCAGGGGAGCTGACGTAATCAGGTTGAGTCGTAACAAAGCAGCAATTGTCCTCAGTTCCAACCCTACTGGCTCGGTAAATACGATCGCTGAAAGGCGATGGCAATGTAGGGGCGGCAGCTACTAGAGGAGCCGATGAGGTAAGATTTTAGGGAGCAAGGAAGAGGATTTATGAGCGAGCCACAGCTGCTAGAACTGCACTATGTGTACATCGCTCGTTGTGCCAACGGTTCCTTGTACACCGGTTATAGCAAAAGTGTGGAGCAGCGAATTGCGGCTCACAATGCTGGCAAGGGGGGACGCTACACCAGAGCCAACTGCCCCATAGAACTGCTCGTCTGTTGGCCTTTTCAAACAAAAACAGAGGCATTGAAGACGGAATATGCGATCAAACAGTTGCCCCGTCAAACAAAGCTTGCTTTAGCAGTCGGTAGGTATGTCCCTGAGTGGTTAGATGCTTCTCTGAGATAAGCGAGGGTATCAGAGCGATCGCACCCAAGACAAAACACTATATCCTTCAACAGCTTTAGAATCCACGACAAGGAGAAGCTTTTTGGTCTGTAATTAGGATATCCTTTTAGATAGAGTTCTTTGTGGAATTCAAGCTCGGCAAGTATTCTGACTATCCTAATTGCGATCGCTACTGATGCCATAGAGATAGAGTTATTCAAAATGTTGATGTTGGATAATGGCAGGAAATGCTTGACCAGGTGGAAGAAGATAGGCGATCGGACTTGCTATCTACTAATTTATCTTATCGTAACCATTTGATATTTTGACCATTATCTTAATTTAATTTGAATAGCTTATATGAAATTGCGGCTTGATTCTTGGAAAGCCTTATACAGCAATATATTCACGTGCCAAGCTTAAATAAGCTAAGAACTATACATCAAAATTCCTCATAATTTGAATTTCTTATTATTCGCATCCCTATGAAATGAAATAATTTACATATGTCTGATTTTTAATAGCTAGGTGGAAAAAGGATGAAATAAAGTAGAAAGCTGTAACTATTGCTGTCGCTTAACACAGTATTTGACCTCGTTAACAAATTAAATGTCCACTCCATCGATTGCTGAAAGTGTTGGTACATCTAGGTTGTAAGCCTATATTGTTGGATTATCTGGTTTAACAGATTAAGTGACCAAAAATTTAGGCAACAAATTAACACAATATTTGACCGGTGGGTGGCATAGAGTAGGTGGAGCAGCAGGGATTGAAGGACGCGAAGAGAATCTCAGCGAGGATGGGTGTGGAAGGAGAAGAGGCGGCGATCGCCAGCGCTCGCGGGGGAGCGAATGAAAATGAAGCTCACCAAAGATTGCGCTCCTTGAGCCTAGAGGAACAGGAGCGATTAAGTGTATTGCAGCAGTTGTTGGCAACCGCGGATCAGCCCGATTACATAAAACGGCAGCGAGCGGTTGCTGAGAAGTTGGGGATCAGCGATCGCAGCGTGCGGCGACTGCTGCGGCAGCTTCGGGAGGAGGGAGTCGCCCAAGTGGTGCGGCGGGTGCGATCGGATCGGGGAGCGGCGCGAATTGGGAAAGACTGGCAAAAGTTTATCGTTCAAACGTATAAGGATGGCAATCGGGGGAGTCGATCGATCAGTCCGGCTCAAGTGGCAGTGCGGGTAAAAGTGCGGGCCCAGGAATTAGGCCTCGAAGACTACCCTAGCCACATGACGGTATACCGCCTCTTAAAGCCTCTGACGGCGCAGGGACAGCGACCGAAGCGATCGTTGGGTTGGCGCGAAGACTGTCTAGTTCTCAAGACTGCTGAGGGGTTAGAAATTCCGATTGAGTGGTCAAATCAAGTGTGGCAGGCGGATCACACGCGCGCCGATGTGCTGGTGGTGGATCAGTTTGGGCAATTGTTAGGGCGACCGTGGCTAACGATCGTGATTGACACCTACTCACGGTGCGTTATGGGATTTCATCTCGGCTTCGATGCGCCGAGTGCGTGGGTGGTGTGTTTAGCGTTGCGTCACGCCATATTGCCGAAGCAATACAGTTCTGCATACGAATTGCAGGGGAACTGGGGGACATATGGATTGCCGCAGTATTTATATACAGATAAGGGCAAAGATTTTCGATCGCAGCACTTGCAGCAAGTGGCAAGCGAATTAAAGATCGTGCCGTGTCTGCGGCGCAAACCCTCAGATGGGGGCATTGTGGAGCGACCGTTTGGCACCTTCAACACGCAGTTTTTCTCAACCCTTCCGGGCTATGTCAGCGGTAATGTGGAGACGCGATCGCCCGTTGCGGAGACGGAAGCCTGTCTAACGCTCATGCAACTAGAGCAATTGTTAGTGAGATACCTTGTGGATCACTATAACCAGGCGATCGATGCCCGGATGGGCGACCAAAGCCGCATCGGGCGATGGGAAGCAGGACGGATTGCCCAACTGCCGCTGCTGGGCGAGCGTGAGTTGGATCTGTGTTTGATGCGACGGGACCAGCGCCGGGTGTATCGAAGTGGCTATCTTCAGTTTGCCAGCCTCACTTACCAGGGTGAGCATTTAGCGGCTTATGAAGGAGAGACTGTGATTTTGCGCTACAACCCGCGCGACATCACCACGGTTTATGTTTACCTACTCCAGGACAACCAGGAAGTGTTTCTCACCCGTGCCCATGCAATGGGATGGGAAACTGAGACCTTGTCGTATCGGGAAGCGCAAGCTCTGAGTGAACGGCGGCGGGCAGCAGGCAAAGCGATTAGCAATGGCGCGATGCTAGAGGAAGTGCGCGATCGCGGTCAGCGCATCAAGAAACTCCAAAAGCAGCAAAAGCAGCAAAAACAAAATGAGAATACCCCTGCGAAACCCGATGTTGCGAAGAGGGATGCACGCATTGATGCACCGGATCCCCTGATCAATTCGCCTGCGACAGAACCTGCTGCGTCAGAGCCAGAGCCGATCAAGCCCAAAAAGCCCGTGCCCTATGTGCGGGTTTATGACTATGAAGACCTGAAACGGGAGGCAGGCTTACTGTGAGCGATCGCGAGATTGAAATCATTGTTCTTCCTCCCCGTCAGGTCGATGCTGCAACGCAACAGCAAATCGAACGCCTGCAACGCCACTGCATCGTGGAACTCGAATCGGTGCAACAGTTTCATGCCTGGTTAGACGACAAGCGGCAGTGTCGGCAGGCTTGCCGGGTGATTGGCGATTCTCGAACGGGAAAAACGATTGCTTGTGATGCGTATCGGCTGAGATACGCATCACAAACCGCCAGTGGGGATGCCCCAACGGTACCTGTGATTTATTGGCACGCAACGACCGAAACCGGGCAGCGAGAACTGTTTGTGGGGCTACTGGAGCATTTGAAATACCGCATCACTAACGGCACAATTTCGGACCTACGCGATCGCGTCTATCGCCTGCTGCGGGCATGTCAGGTCGAAATGATCATCCTGGATGAAGCGCATCGGTTTCGCCCCAAAACTTTCTCAGAAATTCGGGACATTTTCGACCTGTTAGGGATTGCTGTCGTGTTGGTGGGAACGGATCGCCTCGATGCCGTTGTGCGCCGCGACGAACAGGTGCATAACCGCTTTATGGCGTGTCATCGCTTTCATCGGTTTGATAGTCGAGCCTTAGAGGATACGACAGCGATTTGGGAGGAATATGTGTTGCGATTGCCGCAGCCCTCCAACCTTACCAGTGTCGCGATGCAGAAAATCCTGGCCGCGACCACGCGGGGCTACCTGGGCACACTCGATGAGATTCTGCGGAACGCTGCCCGTCGCGCTTTGCAGAGTGGGCAATCGCGGATCGAGGGATCGTTGTTGAGTCAGGTCGCGCTGGAGTACAAGTGATGTGATGGTCTCAGATAGCTGGGTATTTCGCATCGTTCCCGGACCGGGTGAGAGCTTCGGGCATTTTCTAGGTCGGTTTCGTCGCGCCAACGAGTTGAGCCACAAAGCGATCGCCGACCATTTAGGGGTGCGGGTGGAGTGGGTGAGCGCGTGGGAATCTCCTTCACGCCGACGGAACCCCACGGATTTACAACTGCTGGCCTTATCGAGGTTAGTAGAGATTGATTGCAAGCGGTTGAAGAAGATGCTGCCACCGAGTCGTTTGCACCTACAAACTCGCTTGTGTGCGGCTTGTTATGCAGAGACACCCATACACCAAGTTGGCTGGCAACGCTTGGGAGTTGAGCGATGCGATCGCCATCACCTGCGCTTGTTGTCCGCCTGTCCTATCTGTCAGACAGGTTTTCGGACCCCTGCCTTGTGGGATGACGAATGCTGCGAGCGTTGTGGGTTGCCCTTGAGCCAAATGCACTCCTATCAGGAACCAGAGGGGGCGCGATCATCCCAGCTTCGACCCTAAGAGGAAGCTGGGATGATCGCGACTCGCTAACAGCAGTTTGATCGCCCAGGTAATGTCTCTGCCACTGGTCGGTTCATGGTTTTGTTGAAAGAGCTGTTTGAGTTGTTTGAGGAGAACCTCTTGCTCCAAGACTTCCGATGAATAGGTCCACTGAGCGGGTGTGAGTCTGCGAGTGATGAGGGCGCGATCGTGTTGAATTTTATCGGTATTGAGTGAGAGACAGGTAGCAAAGAACGCAGGCTGAAGTGCCTGAATTTGTTGTTCTAACTCGGATAACTGCACCCGCAGCTCAATCATCCGATCGATCACCTCGGATGGAGTGCTCAATGTGGGAGTCGGGTCAATGGAGGTATGAGCTGAACTGGGTAAATCTAACCGCATTCCTGATCTCGCATGAAAAATATTCTGAGTCACTCTAAGCGGAGATTGGCCCTGTCAGCGATAAAAATCATGAAGTCATTTTTCGCTGTTGGGACAAATCTTCGAAACTTGACATATTTCTGTTGCATTTGTTTGATCATTATCTCTATCCTTATCCAGTTAATATCTTATTTATTTCTAGCGATCGCCAACTAAGAATGGTTTTAGCTGATAAGGTGATCGGGC
This region of Trichocoleus desertorum NBK24 genomic DNA includes:
- a CDS encoding transposase; the encoded protein is MNWVAEELWDVDLGDARRNRRLVKIVEDLVAQPNESVPQASRDEAAVQGVYEFWDNARVSDREILSPHQRRTVERAAGYETVLAIQDTSEVD
- a CDS encoding IS4 family transposase, which produces MDYSDRKATRGLGPISNAKARGLKVHTVLAASGDGVPLGLLGQEVWARSQKGVAKDARSRAIADKESKRWIEGLELSQTLVPAEKQLITIADREADIYELFAHPRRQGSEFLIRAAQNRNTKSTSVSGEVKPLFSAIRLSTVAGEITLKLQRTPRRRERLAVLNVRYGQFWLQPPAHLASLGAIEVNVVLAEEEKPPTGEKAVVWLLLTTVKVETFEEACQCLKWYSKRWLIERYFYVLKSGCRVEELQLESAGRLRFAIACYSMVAWRLLWLTYEARQHPEQSVAGILETAEWQVLYCRSHQTKEVPQVAPSLGESVLWIAKLGGFLGRKGDGEPGVETLWRGLGKLHEMAATWELMQS
- a CDS encoding protelomerase family protein translates to MDRDLLHKATAQAKTKWLEKALKTLLPQVWDLSIHTPDTQEKVAAWAQQIDQMFAAQKLTTPSQQKNRRTDIVNALRVLHPEHPAIAHVLLPSNVYTVMNNEQASRLNARENKFFTSQQANLLVERAIALLESDEPDEVAAGLSVLVGRRISEILLSQFKPKTAYSLLFSEAVKRRGEVGLEFEIPTLAPADLVLRAIAHLKQVWSIEELRALNLPNNHLKRRINAKYSGVPHACRKHFADLVPGREAENDDGERLYTHLFRAVYAEIATYYYKPQWVPDHRFKAEIQGHFKLTTDGQKLPNYSARQNYDDYLIRDRSPGESGVKLGLPGVEILEVFQKEAAMVEDEDSGSIVTGESPEAHLRLEQGTINALLYRAVDRLLFSKEWAEVATGLLLVTGRTIDTLLSAIPSPKTGFSILVEGVEVPTLTTANQVISAWNQFRQLAPLPLPEIDGAVQAVGDRSFHDLVPLHGVEALRALYSCLALHWFCPPAVPEADFLSAIAAPNPRPFETVNPNRGVKLAQHNVEVLACFQSQAHSVHPEEVAAMPDTPHEAATVAEAPTELAPNKLRPRRKSVSVDADLLRSVAANFGLEIRGKGGTVGLSYESALAELLSLLAEPEGVRSPAEGPSHEAILTTTPPTAPSDPTLAIALADQARTLAWLTGRLEALEQEVHTLRQERDAAIALVNQGNSSPEWERLQQENQRLQQERDLATNKLEAFRNLLIGDRDGQSNRQSNQEFGAIAGSLPVPQKPFAPTSQAASHSQSAPATKSATPSQAVPSKPARKRLPEDQALDNIRRAVHAIMDFNNQGDRTLNEKWYISFPVLQTLLRANGLSANQNNVSTVFEEMQQALEQHHDQHHLGSRHNRRHPDISKIAQLVFLDS
- a CDS encoding GIY-YIG nuclease family protein, with the protein product MSEPQLLELHYVYIARCANGSLYTGYSKSVEQRIAAHNAGKGGRYTRANCPIELLVCWPFQTKTEALKTEYAIKQLPRQTKLALAVGRYVPEWLDASLR
- a CDS encoding Mu transposase C-terminal domain-containing protein, whose amino-acid sequence is MGVEGEEAAIASARGGANENEAHQRLRSLSLEEQERLSVLQQLLATADQPDYIKRQRAVAEKLGISDRSVRRLLRQLREEGVAQVVRRVRSDRGAARIGKDWQKFIVQTYKDGNRGSRSISPAQVAVRVKVRAQELGLEDYPSHMTVYRLLKPLTAQGQRPKRSLGWREDCLVLKTAEGLEIPIEWSNQVWQADHTRADVLVVDQFGQLLGRPWLTIVIDTYSRCVMGFHLGFDAPSAWVVCLALRHAILPKQYSSAYELQGNWGTYGLPQYLYTDKGKDFRSQHLQQVASELKIVPCLRRKPSDGGIVERPFGTFNTQFFSTLPGYVSGNVETRSPVAETEACLTLMQLEQLLVRYLVDHYNQAIDARMGDQSRIGRWEAGRIAQLPLLGERELDLCLMRRDQRRVYRSGYLQFASLTYQGEHLAAYEGETVILRYNPRDITTVYVYLLQDNQEVFLTRAHAMGWETETLSYREAQALSERRRAAGKAISNGAMLEEVRDRGQRIKKLQKQQKQQKQNENTPAKPDVAKRDARIDAPDPLINSPATEPAASEPEPIKPKKPVPYVRVYDYEDLKREAGLL
- a CDS encoding TniB family NTP-binding protein — translated: MSDREIEIIVLPPRQVDAATQQQIERLQRHCIVELESVQQFHAWLDDKRQCRQACRVIGDSRTGKTIACDAYRLRYASQTASGDAPTVPVIYWHATTETGQRELFVGLLEHLKYRITNGTISDLRDRVYRLLRACQVEMIILDEAHRFRPKTFSEIRDIFDLLGIAVVLVGTDRLDAVVRRDEQVHNRFMACHRFHRFDSRALEDTTAIWEEYVLRLPQPSNLTSVAMQKILAATTRGYLGTLDEILRNAARRALQSGQSRIEGSLLSQVALEYK
- a CDS encoding helix-turn-helix transcriptional regulator — translated: MVSDSWVFRIVPGPGESFGHFLGRFRRANELSHKAIADHLGVRVEWVSAWESPSRRRNPTDLQLLALSRLVEIDCKRLKKMLPPSRLHLQTRLCAACYAETPIHQVGWQRLGVERCDRHHLRLLSACPICQTGFRTPALWDDECCERCGLPLSQMHSYQEPEGARSSQLRP